One genomic region from Streptomyces venezuelae encodes:
- a CDS encoding YncE family protein yields the protein MSSPRTLRRRRFGGALALALALLATTGATGTAAPGRAAPGATVPEAAAVGPAPGGVRSGLREVMFVGNNWDGTADVIESRGDFRRIARLNVVPDKEERLREIHLNPVKLAFFLGVRNGPGEGHDQFVDDMYATPDGAAMVVSRPSFADVVSLDLRTGRINWRFPVAGYRADHMAVSPDGTRVAVSASTANTVHVLDIATGRQLGSFKTGDKPHENVFTSDGRLWNMSIGEVTTALDAPWLDWTKGDRRITVVDADTFETVRVIDMRERLDAFGRDDLSDAVRPLVFTPDEKTLYFQVSFLSGFLEYDIATDRITRAKYLPGSPATDPDRTTWVNDSRHHGLSISPDGAKLCVAGTMDDYATVVDRATLRQGPLVEVSKPYWATVSGDGRSCVVSESGADRVTAIDFATGLRVATVDVGDHPQRVRLARVPADWTGTTVS from the coding sequence ATGTCATCCCCTCGCACCCTCCGCCGCCGCCGGTTCGGCGGCGCCCTCGCGCTGGCCCTCGCACTCCTCGCGACGACCGGCGCCACCGGAACGGCCGCACCGGGACGGGCGGCTCCGGGGGCCACCGTCCCGGAAGCGGCCGCCGTCGGACCGGCCCCGGGCGGCGTCCGCTCCGGGCTGCGGGAGGTGATGTTCGTCGGCAACAACTGGGACGGCACGGCCGACGTCATCGAGTCCCGGGGCGACTTCCGCCGCATCGCGCGCCTGAACGTCGTCCCCGACAAGGAGGAGCGGCTGCGGGAGATCCATCTGAACCCCGTCAAGCTCGCCTTCTTCCTCGGTGTCCGCAACGGGCCGGGGGAGGGGCACGACCAGTTCGTCGACGACATGTACGCGACCCCCGACGGCGCGGCCATGGTCGTCTCCCGCCCCAGCTTCGCCGACGTCGTCTCCCTCGACCTGCGCACCGGGCGGATCAACTGGCGCTTCCCGGTGGCCGGCTACCGCGCCGACCACATGGCAGTCTCGCCCGACGGCACCCGCGTCGCGGTCTCCGCCTCCACGGCGAACACCGTGCACGTCCTCGACATCGCCACCGGCCGTCAACTCGGCTCGTTCAAGACCGGCGACAAGCCGCACGAGAACGTCTTCACCTCCGACGGCCGCCTGTGGAACATGTCCATCGGCGAGGTCACCACCGCCCTCGACGCACCCTGGCTCGACTGGACGAAGGGTGACCGCCGCATCACGGTCGTCGACGCCGACACCTTCGAGACCGTCCGCGTGATCGACATGCGCGAGCGCCTCGACGCCTTCGGCCGCGACGACCTCTCCGACGCCGTCCGGCCGCTCGTCTTCACCCCGGACGAGAAGACCCTGTACTTCCAGGTCTCGTTCCTCAGCGGGTTCCTGGAGTACGACATCGCCACCGACCGGATCACCCGGGCCAAGTACCTCCCGGGCAGCCCGGCCACCGATCCCGACCGTACGACCTGGGTCAACGACTCGCGTCACCACGGCCTTTCGATCAGCCCCGACGGCGCCAAGCTGTGCGTCGCCGGAACGATGGACGACTACGCCACCGTCGTCGACCGGGCGACCCTCCGGCAGGGCCCGCTCGTCGAGGTGTCCAAGCCCTACTGGGCGACCGTGAGCGGCGACGGACGGTCCTGCGTCGTCTCCGAGAGCGGCGCCGACCGGGTGACCGCGATCGACTTCGCGACCGGCCTGCGGGTGGCCACCGTCGATGTCGGCGACCACCCCCAGCGCGTCCGGCTCGCCCGGGTGCCCGCCGACTGGACGGGCACCACGGTGAGTTGA
- a CDS encoding CBS domain-containing protein, producing MRNRSVADLMTPAAVAVQRGTSFKEIARLLDEYGITAVPVVDDENRPVGVVSEADLLRRHTAKDGPSTAEAMMSSPVVTARPSWTAVEAARLMERHRVKRLPVVDSDGRLIGVLSRSDLLQLFLRRDRSIQEEIREDVVVRILRLSPAAVHIDVDEGVVTLSGDLPDPSVTPVLVRLCETVDGVVEVVDRLTHGDGGADDTP from the coding sequence ATGAGGAACCGCAGTGTCGCGGACCTGATGACGCCGGCCGCGGTCGCGGTGCAGCGGGGGACGTCATTCAAGGAGATCGCGCGGCTCCTCGACGAGTACGGCATCACCGCGGTCCCCGTCGTCGACGACGAGAACCGGCCCGTGGGCGTCGTCTCCGAGGCGGACCTCCTGCGGCGGCACACCGCGAAGGACGGCCCGAGCACGGCCGAGGCCATGATGTCGAGCCCGGTCGTGACGGCCCGCCCGTCGTGGACGGCGGTCGAGGCGGCCCGGCTGATGGAGCGGCACCGCGTGAAGCGGCTGCCGGTGGTGGACTCGGACGGCCGGCTCATCGGCGTACTGAGCCGGAGCGACCTCCTCCAGCTGTTCCTGCGGCGGGACCGGTCGATCCAGGAGGAGATCCGGGAGGACGTCGTCGTCCGCATCCTGCGCCTCTCCCCCGCCGCCGTGCACATCGACGTCGACGAGGGCGTGGTGACGCTCAGCGGCGACCTGCCGGACCCGAGCGTCACGCCGGTCCTGGTCCGGCTGTGCGAGACGGTGGACGGGGTGGTCGAGGTCGTGGACCGGCTCACGCACGGGGACGGCGGCGCGGACGACACCCCCTGA